A region from the Leptospirillum ferriphilum genome encodes:
- the plsY gene encoding glycerol-3-phosphate 1-O-acyltransferase PlsY, with translation MMIVALLTGYLLGSIPAGVVAGKLSGVDLRQEGSGNIGFTNAMRVLGKEWRGKILSVFVLLWDIGKGLLAVVLAHHLSSQPLAPVGGGFLAFLGHLYPVWLRFRGGKGVAVGLGVCLGLSWLLGVAMLSMWAIVFAVTRVSSVAALTSYFFLPLLSAFLTRQGILPPEDLLYLVVMAVMVWFRHHENIRRLVRGEESAFRKKNKVS, from the coding sequence ATGATGATCGTTGCCCTTTTGACGGGATATCTGTTGGGTTCGATCCCGGCCGGTGTTGTTGCGGGTAAACTCTCGGGAGTGGACCTCCGGCAGGAAGGGAGCGGAAACATCGGCTTCACGAATGCCATGAGGGTCCTGGGAAAAGAATGGCGGGGAAAGATCCTGAGCGTGTTCGTCCTGCTCTGGGATATCGGGAAAGGCCTTCTGGCTGTTGTGCTGGCCCACCATCTCTCCTCTCAGCCTCTCGCCCCTGTCGGCGGGGGATTTTTGGCTTTTCTCGGGCACCTGTACCCGGTATGGCTTCGCTTTCGCGGAGGAAAAGGTGTTGCCGTCGGTCTTGGGGTCTGTCTTGGACTGTCCTGGCTCCTGGGAGTGGCGATGCTGTCCATGTGGGCGATCGTTTTTGCTGTGACCCGTGTTTCTTCGGTCGCGGCCCTGACGTCTTATTTTTTTCTTCCCCTCCTGTCCGCCTTTTTGACCCGGCAGGGCATTCTCCCTCCGGAAGACCTTCTGTATCTTGTGGTGATGGCCGTGATGGTCTGGTTCCGGCATCACGAAAACATCCGGCGCCTTGTGCGGGGAGAAGAAAGCGCGTTCCGGAAAAAGAACAAAGTGTCCTGA
- the rfaE1 gene encoding D-glycero-beta-D-manno-heptose-7-phosphate kinase has translation MDQITLDRLLALIDKLPGTRVVVVGDAILDRYIWGKVSRISPEAPVPVVNVTHESVRLGGACNVVHNVQQLGGRASLVSVVGSDGQGKTLLDSLMAEGVDVSGVISHDERPTTTKTRVVAHSQQLLRFDQEEKAFLPAGVQEELLSRLNRVLPGAGVLLLSDYAKGILSPETAKGAFELGKKYGVPVFVDPKVSSIDSFRGATVLTPNNLEASQSSGIDIHDDETLLEAGRRLLDRLSSQSLLITRGEMGMTLFETGDALHVSHIPAVAQDVYDVTGAGDTVIATMSLAFAAGASLLEAAVLSNMAAGFVVGIVGTAAVSREQLRTILSSSPLFEPGSGHFRPEGFRPRVRL, from the coding sequence GTGGATCAGATTACTCTGGACAGGCTTCTGGCGCTCATTGACAAGCTTCCGGGGACGAGAGTGGTGGTGGTGGGCGACGCCATTCTCGACCGGTATATCTGGGGCAAGGTCAGTCGCATCTCCCCGGAGGCACCGGTTCCGGTTGTCAACGTGACCCACGAATCCGTGCGCCTGGGGGGGGCGTGCAATGTTGTCCACAATGTCCAGCAGCTGGGTGGACGCGCGTCTCTCGTTTCGGTCGTCGGCTCTGACGGACAGGGAAAAACGCTTCTGGATTCCCTGATGGCCGAAGGGGTGGATGTGTCCGGCGTGATCAGTCACGATGAACGGCCTACCACGACCAAAACCAGAGTGGTCGCGCACAGCCAGCAGCTCCTGCGGTTCGACCAGGAGGAGAAGGCTTTTCTGCCGGCCGGCGTTCAGGAGGAACTCCTCTCCCGCCTGAACAGGGTTCTTCCCGGTGCCGGGGTCCTTCTTCTGTCCGACTATGCGAAAGGAATCCTCTCGCCCGAAACGGCGAAAGGGGCTTTCGAACTCGGAAAAAAATACGGTGTTCCCGTCTTTGTGGATCCGAAGGTGTCTTCCATCGACAGCTTTCGGGGAGCGACCGTTCTGACGCCGAACAATCTGGAGGCGTCCCAGTCTTCCGGTATCGACATTCATGACGACGAGACTCTCCTCGAAGCCGGTCGGCGTCTTCTCGACCGCCTCTCTTCCCAGTCTCTGCTGATCACGCGGGGAGAGATGGGAATGACTCTTTTCGAGACCGGTGATGCCCTGCATGTCTCCCATATCCCCGCGGTGGCCCAGGATGTTTACGATGTCACGGGCGCCGGGGACACGGTGATTGCGACAATGAGCCTTGCGTTTGCCGCCGGAGCTTCTCTTCTGGAGGCCGCCGTCCTGTCCAACATGGCGGCCGGATTTGTCGTGGGAATTGTCGGAACGGCCGCCGTTTCCCGGGAGCAGCTCAGGACCATCCTCTCCTCCTCTCCGCTCTTCGAGCCCGGTTCGGGACATTTTCGGCCCGAGGGATTCCGGCCCCGGGTCCGCTTATGA
- a CDS encoding KpsF/GutQ family sugar-phosphate isomerase: MNNGEAESRIRKAREVLDEESRALSALSLSMDEAFSRAVAAILQGSGKVAVTGMGKSGHVARKIAATLSSTGTPAFFLHPGEAVHGDLGALDRGDTVLALSKSGETQEILDLLPLLKRIDIPLISMVCERESTLARLSEVTLLIPVTREAGPLGIAPTTSTTSMLALGDALAMVLLEERAFDVGDFARLHPGGMLGRRYYLKVSDLMHTGTALPVVASGTALREVIMEMTAKKLGIAAVTDPGHRVLGILTDGDLRRILERRTFDSAGGTFLDDPVDGVMTRSPVSVRKDLLASEAVALMEHRKVSQLLVVDEGGQLEGILHFHDCLRAKVV, from the coding sequence ATGAACAATGGGGAGGCGGAAAGCCGGATCCGGAAAGCCCGGGAAGTCCTGGACGAAGAGTCCCGGGCTCTCTCCGCTCTTTCTCTTTCCATGGACGAAGCCTTTTCCCGGGCGGTTGCCGCCATCCTGCAGGGTTCGGGCAAGGTTGCGGTCACAGGGATGGGAAAGTCCGGGCATGTCGCCCGGAAAATTGCCGCGACCCTCTCTTCGACCGGCACCCCGGCTTTTTTCCTGCATCCCGGTGAAGCGGTCCACGGGGACCTTGGCGCGCTGGACCGTGGCGATACCGTTCTTGCGCTTTCGAAAAGCGGGGAAACCCAGGAAATTCTGGACCTTCTGCCCCTTTTGAAGCGCATCGACATCCCCCTGATTTCCATGGTGTGTGAACGGGAATCGACTCTTGCCCGTCTGTCGGAAGTCACTCTGCTGATCCCGGTCACCCGGGAGGCGGGTCCTCTCGGCATCGCCCCCACGACAAGCACCACTTCCATGCTGGCCCTGGGAGATGCGCTGGCAATGGTTCTGCTCGAAGAGAGAGCCTTCGATGTCGGGGATTTTGCGCGGCTTCATCCGGGAGGAATGCTCGGAAGACGCTACTACCTGAAAGTCTCGGACCTCATGCACACCGGGACCGCTCTTCCTGTGGTTGCTTCCGGAACTGCCCTCCGGGAGGTCATCATGGAAATGACGGCCAAAAAGCTGGGGATCGCGGCGGTCACGGATCCGGGACACAGGGTTCTGGGGATCCTGACCGACGGAGACCTCCGGAGGATTCTTGAACGACGGACTTTCGACTCCGCCGGGGGGACTTTTCTGGACGATCCGGTCGACGGAGTCATGACCCGTTCTCCGGTTTCGGTCAGAAAAGACTTGCTGGCCAGCGAGGCAGTCGCTCTGATGGAACACCGGAAAGTGTCCCAGCTTCTCGTTGTCGACGAGGGGGGGCAACTCGAGGGGATTTTGCATTTTCATGACTGTCTTCGGGCAAAGGTCGTCTGA
- the pgsA gene encoding CDP-diacylglycerol--glycerol-3-phosphate 3-phosphatidyltransferase, with protein MNWANVITIGRILLIPLIVVLYHPRPGQPAVMAALLYFVASSTDLLDGYIARRFDMVTTLGKLLDPIADKILVATGLFLLVEHQLLLAWPAILIVAREIAVSGLRAIAASDGVIIPAENLGKIKMVFQTLALTFLLYDNRHFQLHFSSMVLNFHWIGLLLFWISLVFTLLSGIQYFFWYAWISSRDQEP; from the coding sequence ATGAACTGGGCCAACGTCATCACAATCGGTCGCATTCTTCTGATCCCCCTGATTGTCGTCCTTTACCACCCTCGTCCGGGACAGCCTGCGGTGATGGCTGCTCTTCTCTATTTTGTCGCGTCCTCAACGGACCTTTTGGACGGGTATATCGCCCGCCGGTTCGACATGGTCACGACGCTCGGAAAGCTTCTGGATCCGATTGCGGACAAGATCCTGGTGGCGACAGGTCTTTTTCTTCTCGTGGAGCACCAGCTTCTTCTGGCCTGGCCGGCGATCCTGATCGTGGCCCGTGAGATCGCCGTATCGGGCCTGAGGGCGATTGCGGCTTCCGACGGTGTCATCATCCCTGCGGAGAATCTGGGCAAGATCAAAATGGTTTTCCAGACACTGGCCCTGACCTTTCTTCTTTATGACAACCGCCATTTCCAGCTGCACTTCTCGTCGATGGTTCTGAACTTTCATTGGATCGGCCTTCTCCTCTTCTGGATATCGCTTGTTTTTACCCTTTTGTCGGGAATCCAGTATTTTTTTTGGTACGCCTGGATTTCCTCCCGGGACCAGGAGCCCTAG
- the kdsB gene encoding 3-deoxy-manno-octulosonate cytidylyltransferase, whose translation MTGLREPSVTSFFVPFPGRRAVVEETEADPQVVLVIPARFGSTRFPGKPLAEVRGRPLIEWVAIRARGATLVDRVVIASDDDRILSHMADRDYDVVRTSAGARTGSDRVAEVAQNMEGDIFVNLQADEILGDVRIIDQAVAPLIKDPGVPISTVMRRISSPEDCLNANIVKVVTNQHHFALYFSRATIPADRDQLAPSRPDLSWDQHLGIYAFRREALLEFARLPTSRLEELEKLEQLRALDFGLSIYVARTEHPSWRVDSPEDLEQLKEMDVLWDS comes from the coding sequence ATGACGGGGCTCCGGGAACCTTCCGTCACCTCTTTCTTTGTTCCTTTTCCCGGTCGCCGGGCGGTGGTCGAGGAGACGGAGGCGGATCCCCAGGTTGTTCTTGTGATCCCGGCCCGCTTCGGCTCGACCCGTTTCCCGGGAAAGCCGCTCGCCGAAGTCCGGGGTCGCCCCCTGATCGAATGGGTGGCGATTCGGGCGCGGGGTGCCACTCTGGTCGACCGGGTGGTCATTGCCTCGGACGATGACAGGATTCTCTCCCATATGGCCGATCGGGATTATGACGTGGTCCGGACCTCTGCCGGGGCAAGAACCGGCAGCGATCGCGTGGCAGAAGTGGCCCAGAACATGGAAGGGGACATTTTCGTCAACCTCCAGGCGGATGAAATCCTGGGGGACGTGCGCATCATCGATCAGGCCGTCGCCCCTCTCATCAAGGACCCCGGGGTGCCGATCTCCACGGTCATGCGCCGGATCTCTTCTCCCGAAGACTGCCTGAATGCAAATATCGTCAAGGTGGTCACGAACCAGCACCATTTCGCCCTGTATTTTTCCCGTGCCACAATTCCGGCGGACAGAGACCAGCTGGCGCCTTCGCGCCCGGATCTGTCCTGGGACCAGCACCTGGGAATCTATGCCTTCCGGCGGGAAGCCCTTCTCGAATTTGCGCGCCTCCCCACCTCCCGTCTGGAGGAACTCGAAAAACTGGAGCAACTGAGGGCGCTCGATTTTGGTCTTTCCATTTATGTCGCCAGGACGGAACATCCCTCCTGGCGGGTCGACTCTCCGGAGGACCTCGAACAACTTAAAGAAATGGATGTGCTATGGGACAGCTAG
- a CDS encoding M23 family metallopeptidase has translation MLNRSGESGRPQAGKVYTVLFIPAARERMKRFDISHRFMIALWGGGGVLFALSIVFAGVALYLLRKEDRMVHLAQQSQSQKQEIVRIYGRMQEIRTRLLLLAHEEKKIRMILSSTPDSGSDTLLGEGGGEPPRLAPSVLIQKGPEGMSELMNEMDNQMLALRSGVSREESSLVSLRSDIRREQEKWAITPSIWPVHGILTSGFGWRNSPFGVGRDFHPGIDIAGPTGVPVVAPAGGTVESAGWDQGYGKSIRILHGNGIETLFGHLDSVAVSPGERVVRGEVIGYLGNTGLSTGPHLHYEILKYNHPVNPTRYIIDY, from the coding sequence GTGTTGAATCGATCGGGTGAGAGCGGAAGGCCACAGGCCGGAAAAGTTTATACAGTGCTCTTCATTCCGGCCGCCCGGGAACGGATGAAACGGTTTGATATCTCTCACCGTTTCATGATCGCCCTCTGGGGAGGGGGAGGCGTCCTTTTCGCCTTGTCCATTGTTTTTGCGGGAGTGGCGCTCTACCTTCTCCGGAAGGAAGACCGGATGGTCCATCTGGCCCAGCAGAGCCAGTCCCAGAAACAGGAAATCGTCCGGATCTACGGCCGGATGCAGGAAATCCGGACACGGCTTCTTCTTCTGGCCCACGAAGAAAAAAAGATTCGGATGATTCTGAGTTCGACCCCGGACTCCGGGAGCGATACCCTTCTTGGAGAAGGAGGAGGAGAGCCGCCCCGCCTTGCACCATCGGTCCTGATTCAAAAGGGACCGGAAGGGATGTCGGAACTCATGAACGAAATGGACAACCAGATGCTCGCGCTTCGTTCGGGCGTTTCCCGGGAGGAGAGCAGTCTGGTCTCCCTCCGGAGCGACATTCGCCGGGAACAGGAAAAATGGGCCATTACTCCCAGTATCTGGCCCGTGCACGGCATTTTGACGTCGGGGTTCGGATGGCGAAACTCTCCTTTTGGTGTCGGCCGGGATTTTCATCCCGGAATTGATATCGCCGGCCCGACAGGGGTTCCTGTCGTGGCCCCCGCCGGGGGAACGGTCGAGTCTGCCGGATGGGATCAGGGATACGGAAAATCGATCCGGATTTTGCACGGAAATGGAATCGAGACTCTTTTCGGGCATCTGGATTCGGTGGCTGTCTCTCCGGGGGAGCGGGTCGTGCGTGGAGAAGTGATCGGGTATCTGGGAAACACGGGGCTTTCGACCGGTCCGCATCTGCACTATGAAATCCTGAAGTACAACCATCCCGTGAACCCCACGCGATATATCATCGACTACTGA
- a CDS encoding CTP synthase, whose product MGQLGTRNVKYVFITGGVVSSLGKGIASASLGLLLERRGYRINFLKFDPYINVDPGTMNPYQHGEVYVTEDGSETDLDLGHYERFTRLTMGRQNNYTTGRIYYDVITRERSGEYLGGTVQIVPHITNEIKKVIQDRGNDADIVLCEIGGTVGDIESLPFLETIRQFSRDVGKDNVAYVHLTLVPYVRASCELKTKPTQHSVHKLREIGISPNVIICRTEEDLPEDVRQKIALFCDVDPDAVISAPDVPSIYQVPLEFHHQRLDALLLKHFRLPTPRVGMKDWVDLVNRFRKIHKTVPIGIVGKYVDLQDSYKSLIEALQHAGVKQGVKVKIHWLDSEEIEAAKEPSGLFSGLAGILVPGGFGARGIEGKMIAVRHARERKIPFLGICLGMQLAVIEFARNVVGLRGATSREFDPNPPYAVIDLLPGQADQKDMGGSMRLGAFDVDLKPGTRIHGLYKSARIRERHRHRYEVNGEYQKAMEEKGLLVSGTYSERRLVETVELPDHPFFVASQFHPEFRSRPLEPHPLFLGFVQASVSASRETGGKA is encoded by the coding sequence ATGGGACAGCTAGGAACACGGAACGTCAAATATGTCTTCATAACGGGCGGAGTGGTCTCCTCGCTGGGAAAGGGCATTGCATCGGCCAGCCTGGGCCTTTTGCTTGAACGCCGGGGGTACCGGATCAACTTTCTGAAGTTCGATCCCTATATCAATGTGGATCCGGGAACGATGAATCCCTATCAGCACGGGGAGGTCTATGTCACCGAGGACGGGTCCGAGACCGATCTTGATCTCGGGCATTACGAACGGTTTACCCGTCTGACAATGGGACGGCAAAACAATTACACGACCGGCCGCATCTATTACGATGTCATCACCCGGGAACGTTCGGGCGAATATCTGGGAGGGACCGTCCAGATCGTTCCCCACATCACCAACGAGATCAAGAAAGTGATCCAGGACCGGGGGAACGATGCGGACATTGTCCTGTGCGAGATCGGCGGAACGGTCGGAGACATCGAAAGTCTGCCCTTTCTGGAAACGATACGCCAGTTTTCCCGGGATGTGGGAAAAGACAATGTCGCCTATGTCCATCTGACGCTGGTCCCCTATGTCCGGGCTTCCTGCGAGCTCAAGACAAAACCGACCCAGCATTCTGTCCACAAACTCCGGGAAATCGGGATCAGTCCCAACGTCATCATCTGCCGGACGGAAGAAGATCTTCCGGAGGACGTCCGCCAGAAGATCGCGCTCTTCTGCGACGTGGACCCCGATGCCGTGATTTCGGCGCCGGATGTTCCCTCGATTTACCAGGTTCCCCTGGAATTTCACCACCAGAGGCTCGACGCTCTTCTCCTGAAACATTTCCGGCTCCCGACTCCCCGGGTCGGAATGAAGGACTGGGTCGATCTGGTCAACCGGTTCCGGAAGATCCACAAGACGGTTCCCATCGGGATTGTCGGGAAATATGTTGACCTGCAGGACTCTTATAAAAGCCTCATCGAAGCATTGCAGCACGCCGGCGTGAAACAGGGGGTCAAGGTAAAAATTCATTGGCTGGATTCCGAAGAGATCGAAGCGGCCAAAGAGCCATCGGGTCTTTTTTCCGGTCTTGCCGGCATCCTCGTTCCCGGAGGGTTCGGAGCCCGGGGAATCGAAGGCAAAATGATTGCTGTCCGGCATGCCCGGGAAAGGAAAATCCCGTTTCTGGGGATCTGTCTGGGGATGCAGCTGGCCGTCATCGAGTTTGCCCGGAACGTTGTCGGTCTTCGGGGAGCGACAAGCCGCGAGTTCGATCCGAACCCTCCCTATGCGGTCATCGATCTCCTTCCCGGTCAGGCGGACCAGAAGGACATGGGGGGATCCATGAGACTGGGGGCGTTTGACGTCGACCTGAAACCCGGGACCCGAATCCACGGTCTTTACAAGAGCGCCCGGATAAGAGAACGTCACCGTCACCGCTACGAGGTCAACGGGGAATATCAGAAAGCCATGGAAGAGAAAGGGCTTCTCGTGTCAGGAACCTATTCGGAACGCCGGCTTGTGGAAACGGTGGAGCTTCCGGATCACCCTTTCTTCGTCGCCTCCCAGTTCCATCCCGAGTTCCGGTCGCGACCGCTGGAGCCGCATCCGCTCTTCCTCGGATTTGTCCAGGCGTCTGTTTCCGCTTCCAGGGAAACAGGAGGAAAAGCGTGA
- the kdsA gene encoding 3-deoxy-8-phosphooctulonate synthase, with protein MRTLSLDGPRGPLVLGEEDRPFFILGPCVIESRSLAREVAAELDAIRERLGVSILFKSSYDKANRTSAKSFRGIGMNEGLDILAEVRSEWGLPVVSDVHDADQVSEAASVLDVLQIPAFLCRQTDLLLAAGESGKTVHVKKGQFLAPEDMRHVVEKIASTGNHRILVCERGVSFGYHTLVVDFRSLPVLSSLGYPVVFDATHSVQSPGGAGNRSGGDRRFVWPLARAAAIVGCQGIFMEVHPDPDKAPSDGPNMVPLGKLESLLKEILACFTLRRTFPDDPPVTGDVHP; from the coding sequence GTGAGGACGCTCTCCCTCGATGGTCCCCGGGGACCGCTTGTTCTTGGTGAAGAGGACCGGCCCTTCTTTATTCTCGGGCCCTGTGTCATCGAATCCCGGTCTCTTGCAAGAGAAGTGGCGGCCGAACTGGATGCCATCCGGGAGAGGCTCGGGGTTTCCATTTTGTTCAAGTCTTCCTATGACAAGGCCAACCGGACATCTGCCAAAAGTTTCCGGGGGATCGGAATGAACGAGGGATTGGACATCCTTGCGGAAGTCCGTTCCGAATGGGGACTTCCGGTTGTTTCCGACGTGCACGACGCCGACCAGGTGTCTGAAGCGGCCAGTGTTCTCGATGTTCTGCAGATTCCGGCGTTTTTGTGCCGCCAGACGGACCTTCTGCTTGCAGCGGGAGAATCCGGAAAAACGGTGCATGTCAAGAAAGGCCAGTTTCTGGCACCGGAAGACATGCGTCACGTCGTGGAGAAAATCGCTTCGACCGGGAACCACCGGATCCTGGTCTGCGAGCGGGGGGTGTCGTTCGGCTATCACACGCTGGTTGTCGATTTCCGGTCTCTGCCTGTCCTGTCTTCGCTGGGATACCCCGTTGTCTTTGATGCGACGCATTCTGTCCAGAGTCCCGGAGGGGCCGGAAACCGGTCCGGCGGCGACCGCCGGTTTGTCTGGCCGCTTGCACGGGCCGCGGCGATTGTCGGCTGCCAGGGGATCTTTATGGAAGTGCATCCGGATCCGGACAAGGCGCCCAGCGACGGACCCAATATGGTTCCTCTTGGAAAACTCGAAAGCCTTCTGAAGGAAATTCTGGCCTGTTTCACCCTGCGCAGGACTTTTCCGGACGATCCACCGGTGACGGGAGACGTTCATCCATGA
- a CDS encoding KdsC family phosphatase — protein MGASPSPDVLRKLRLIRGVVLDADGILTDGTVFYGDGSEQKAFHIRDGHGLVLMKRLGLFLGVISGRSSEGLARRLDELGIPDRFLGVREKSPCLEELVSRWGVPVESLLYMGDDVVDLSVMRSSGISVTVPEAPFALRREADWVTRAPGGRGAVREVSDWICFCRTGDSSFLFSGLRRGTQ, from the coding sequence ATGGGCGCTTCTCCCTCCCCGGACGTCCTTCGGAAGCTTCGTCTGATTCGGGGCGTGGTCCTGGATGCGGACGGCATCCTGACCGACGGGACGGTCTTTTATGGCGACGGCTCGGAACAGAAGGCCTTTCATATCCGTGATGGCCATGGACTGGTTCTGATGAAGCGCCTTGGACTCTTCCTCGGGGTGATTTCGGGAAGGTCTTCCGAGGGGCTTGCCCGCAGGCTGGACGAACTGGGGATCCCGGACCGGTTCCTGGGTGTCCGGGAAAAATCCCCCTGTCTCGAGGAACTCGTTTCCCGATGGGGGGTTCCCGTCGAATCGCTTCTCTATATGGGGGATGATGTGGTCGATCTGTCGGTCATGCGTTCGTCGGGGATTTCCGTTACCGTGCCGGAAGCGCCCTTTGCCCTTCGCCGTGAGGCGGACTGGGTGACCCGTGCGCCCGGCGGCCGCGGGGCCGTGCGGGAGGTGTCCGACTGGATCTGTTTCTGCCGGACGGGGGATTCTTCCTTTCTTTTCTCGGGACTCCGGCGAGGAACTCAATGA